The DNA sequence ATCTTGTTGTTGGGAACCATGTTAATGTATATTTCCATGGGTGTAGAAATTgtataaatactaaaataaattttatttaataatccATCGTTCATAAAATATAGTCTCATTCGTGGACGACACGGGTTTTAGAGCACTCATAATGGAAGGGTCCCCCATAGGGCCCTTTCATTCCACATCGCATTTGACTTAAGGGTCTATCTCCCGGAATGGAAGGGCCCTCCATATTGCCCtcccatttcatttcatttcatttccacGCAATcactattttgttttaattttatagcacttctatttttagtgtattgtcaaattaaatagatttaaatgcaaaaaatattaatacgcAAATTTTCTTTGTATTGCAActttgggaaaaaaaagaatacaatGACATGCagttttacataaaattaaaaataaatcattaatgCCTATGCATTTGTGCCTAAATTTCTTCAATCACATCGCTGTGACGATTGTGGGCTTCTTTGGCGCATATCAACAAATGCCAAAAGAAGCCCGGCGTATCCGTGGGGGACACCCCGACGGTGGGACTCGCTAGCGACACCGTGGCTTGGTCTGCAATGTGTTCAATGGGGACGTTGATGGCGTCTTCACCTTTATTCTCCATTATCATGCTATGCAATACGATAAGCGTAGATGATACCGTGATATCATCTTCGTAGAAAAACCGCGTCGGACCTTTGACCAATGCCCAACGCGAtgcccgctccacatcctttcTGCCGCCTCTTGCCGTTGGGCAAATTAAGTCCTTTTCGCTTAGGTTGGAAAACTGATCGTCTTCACGAAAATGGGCCAAATTGGGTATATGCCGTCCGCCAAGTAATACCCCATGTAATCGGTGCCGTTGGCGGTGAAGTCAACCAAGGGCCTATTCCCTGGCATTGGTCATTGAACAGAGACGAGGCCGTAGGACATTTAGGTCGTTATTCGACCGGCCACAAGTACGCATGCGAATCCATAGCCGCTGGTCGGCAACAGCTTCCAGAATGATGGTTGGCTATGTGCCCTTGAACCCGGTCgtaaattggcctctccaAGCGGTCGGACAGTCCTTCCAagccaatgcatacaatctacgCTTCCCAGCATATCCGGGAAGCCGTTCACCCTCCCGTGCAAATTGAGCAGGAACTGGCAATCTTGTGCAGTCGGCTTCCGCAGATAGGTGGGACCGAAAGTTTGAATCACACCTTTACAAAACTTCGTCATACAATCGCGACCAGTAATGCCGGCGACGTGAAGAtattcgtcgaacatgtcgACACATCCTATTCCTCCGTATGCCAACTGCCTAATTGCAGTTGTGCACTTCTGCAGTGGTGACAGTCCAGGTTTGTTGGTAGTGTCCCAACGCTGCTGGAAGTCTGGGTAACGCACTGACAACCCGTTAACGATGCGCAAGAATAACTCTTTTCGCATTTGGAAACGCCGACGGAAAACCGTCGGGCCCCATCTTGGGTCCTCGACAAAGTAATCCGCGTACAAGCTGTTGTGAGCCTTAGTGTGATCACGGTCGTCTGATTGACGGCGCCGGATTGGCCTTGGAACCGCCTCCTGGTTCACTTCTTCACGACTTCGTGCCGCCCTTGCAAGCACGCGTTGCACCACTCGATTTATGACTTCGTCGCCGGAATCGCTACCGGAAGACATTGATATTGtactagagagagaaagtatattgaagtaaaatgagagaagataagATGTTGGTGTgggaaatgtaaagaatatgATATGGTATTTATACtagaaaaaatgtaataaacaaaaaaaatattcccttcgtcccactcaagatggccacattcttgagtggcacgggattttaggaagtgttgttaggtggaataaagtagagaggaaaaaggtagttgaatattttaatgaggagagaggagGTTATTTCTAAAACTGGAAagtggtcatcttgattgagacaaacaaaaaaggaaaggtgACCATTTTgaatgggacgaagggagtacaacAAAAGGGAATAGGCCGATGATCGGCCCATCCTCCACAATGGATGGCCGATCATCGCCTCACTTCATCGGCTATGGCCGATGTATCGACCCTTGGGATAGGGCGGTTGATCAGCCATCTTCCTGCAATGGTTGGCCGATGGGGCCGATAGGGAGGGCCTCTCTATCGGCCAACCATTGCTAATGCTCTTAATgagaaattttataaagtaaaagagaaggagaaaaagtaagtaaagtaagaaaggtatggagaaaaagtaggtaaagtatgaaaaagaggagaaaaagtgggtaaagTATAGGaaagagttgaaaaagttggtaaaGTACGAAAGAGAGAGTTTCCATTTATagaaatgagattattttttgtggatattccaaaatggcaaaacaagattattttttatgtacatcccaaaatgacaaaacggGAATTTCCATGTTTGAATTCTCTAATGTAAGTGATACTTGCGACAgattttaggaaaataatcttgtttttagtaagcttaaatataattaggacTTGGACTCGAAAAcaacactaaaaatccacctaaTAAGCCCATCGGGCTACAAAGGCccaccaatatttttttatgttcttgTAGAATCTCTTTGGGCCTTTGGTGACCGCAGTCCTACcgtcaatattatattttcttgcGCTGAAAGATAActcaaattcttttttttttttttctttttcttaatatttcatattttctccTCCGCTGccattttcctctttcttgTGCAAAAAAATAGCAGAAGgaaaaaattcacaaactacaacaataataatggaTCCTGCGAGGACTATACCATTGGAAGGCCGCACCGATGATTTGCTGCGATTTGGGATCCACGGCGTCAAGAGCGATATCATCGAACCACATCCTCTTCAGTCTGCCCGTCGCTCTGTAATGTTTCAACAATTTACAAACACTCTCTCTATTTGTCTCTTGATTTGTGACTTTGCTGTTGAATTTATGTTTGGTATTGAACAGGCGAAGCAAACGCAAGatgagatgaagaagaaaatccTGTCGAATACTTACGGAGCAGCATTTCCGATGAAGATGGAGATGGATCGTCAGATTCTCTCCAAGTTTGTGCTTCTCTAGCTCTCTACTCTTTCTCTCACTGCACACTtgttctctctctccccctctTAATTTTGCTTGTATTGTAGTATAAGGAACTTTAGGGGCTAGGGTTTTTAGTTTGGCAGAAAATTGGTTTTTAATTTCGCAGCTTTTTATACGTTTGAATCTAGTAATGTCAAAGTTTCTTTCCATACTAAATTTCAAGTGATGTCTTCTTTCAAATAGTAACTTGTTTGATTCTGCTATAATGTTTCCGTTCATTTGTTCCTGGTCCTTTTCTATTGCTAAAATGTCTGAAAGTGCAATATTCTGCATAAATGGTATGCAGAACTAGATTCTCTAATATTTGTATGAATGACCTTATTCTGATACTATTTGTTTGAAGACTGGTTAAAAGAGTTAGTCATAACTGTCATATACTGATTTGATGATTATTTACTTTTGGTCTTCAGCTAGTTATATGTGCTACTGAAGTTTTCATTTCTTCAATTATGCACCTGcctttgtaaataaaatttgctGAGTATATCTTCTTTCATATACGTATATAGATTCATGGAATGTGGTAATGTGTCCTGGAGCTGATTGACAAGCTATGATAATAACCTATAATGACGCTGGTGATATTGCTACCAATACCATATGCGGGTTGTAACATTAGGTTGAAAGTTAGAAGAAATAGTACTCAATGGTGCATTTTGTTTTAGGGAGTGATATTGTTTCTTGCCATGACTTATGATATCCTGGGTCCtcaaataatatactcctacaTAAAGATTCTTCTGTTTGTTCATGTACAATTTcgttttcttttcctttatgTGAAATTTTGTGTATGTTTGTTTCCTTTTACTAATAGTGTTGTTGAAATCCGTTCCATGTGCTGAATCTTGGAAGAAGATAGTTTGAAATTCATAAATGTTTAATATCCCTCATATGATGAGATAAAGATCTCTCGGGATGTTATTGTTACAATTTAGCCTTGCACGAATTCTCCGCAATTTATTACTAAtgcaatcaattttttctGCACAGATTTCAAAGGCCTCCTGGTGCAGTACCTTCATCGTTTGTAGGTCTAGAGGCCTTCACTGGAACGATGGAAGAGTTTGGTTTTGAAGATTATCTTAATGGTAAGGAAGTGCTGAGAGAATTTTCTATTCAAATTACTGAACGTTTCCCATTTAACTTTTCATCAATTTGACATTGGGTCCCAAGGACTATAAATAAACAAAGGTAATACCTTTGATCTTATAgcattatttgaaaatcttaaaaactataaaaacttGCTGCTGGGATTATTTCAGTTGGCAACTAGCAATGAAAAGCACTATAGTGAACCATATAATTGTTTGAATATAGTAACCAATACATGTAGTCCTTAACCATAAGGTTAAAGTTCTGAGTTTGAAGTTCATTCTCATGAATGGCAAGTCAATACCTATTGCTGAAGTTATGTCTGctgtattttttatgtttcctGCTGTCTCTGTGTTTCAATTCATACACTTACTGGTACTTTGCAGTTTAAGTACAAAACAGATTTCTGAACTGTCACTCTGTCAGTCGAGTCTTGAGATAATCATGGTTTAATTGATTTGTTCATGATGCTACCTGAAAAATGTTTGTGTTATGGTTCTGATTGTCTTTCCGGATCCTTGCTCAACTTTTATGTATCGTTTCAGATCCCAGGGAATCTGAATCATTCCGTCCAGTTGACATGCATCATGGTATGGAAGTTCGTCTTGGTCTGTCTAAAGGACCACCATGCCCCAGTTTCATGTAAAGTACCAGTCGAATCGATTTGAgggccttttttttttcaggtgTATTGATTCTAACATAAACTTTGTCCCCTTAAAAAGGCTCAA is a window from the Salvia hispanica cultivar TCC Black 2014 unplaced genomic scaffold, UniMelb_Shisp_WGS_1.0 HiC_scaffold_555, whole genome shotgun sequence genome containing:
- the LOC125199554 gene encoding cyclin-B1-2-like — encoded protein: MDPARTIPLEGRTDDLLRFGIHGVKSDIIEPHPLQSARRSAKQTQDEMKKKILSNTYGAAFPMKMEMDRQILSKFQRPPGAVPSSFVGLEAFTGTMEEFGFEDYLNDPRESESFRPVDMHHGMEVRLGLSKGPPCPSFM
- the LOC125199555 gene encoding uncharacterized protein LOC125199555 → MSSGSDSGDEVINRVVQRVLARAARSREEVNQEAVPRPIRRRQSDDRDHTKAHNSLYADYFVEDPRWGPTVFRRRFQMRKELFLRIVNGLSVRYPDFQQRWDTTNKPGLSPLQKCTTAIRQLAYGGIGCVDMFDEYLHVAGITGRDCMTKFCKGVIQTFGPTYLRKPTAQDCQFLLNLHGRVNGFPDMLGSVDCMHWLGRTVRPLGEANLRPGSRAHSQPSFWKLLPTSGYGFACVLVAGRITT